A genome region from Coprococcus phoceensis includes the following:
- a CDS encoding discoidin domain-containing protein, with protein MKKKQVQRLAAFSMATMMALQGFPVNASGQVQVRTDSDTQMSSDKEVVYVNTYDTSKRVHDFDANWKFYLGDAEGAEQTNFDDSSWKTVSVPHDYSIEQEYTQSGEAESGYLPGGTGWYRKHFTLTEDMKDKEIRLDFGGVYMNATVWVNGTQVGTHPYGYTPFSFDITEHVKAGEENVITVKVDHQTPSSRWYSGSGIYRSVDLTVMDKVHVDLNGTKVTTPNLAKEKDGNVNMDVVTTVANEGQDTKEVTLVHTLREKGGKDAVATVTTEKQSVEAGKTADISAKLQVNKPKLWGLGEKNAHLYTVTTEVKVDNKVVDTYETDYGFRYTELDTKTGFSLNGEKVKLKGVCMHHDQGALGAEAQRRAIERQVEILQEMGCNSIRVTHNPAAKELIEICNEKGVLVINELFDGWHKAKNGNVNDYAKWFNQQIGAENQIVDGKANMTWAEFDLKSTIDQGKNDPSIIMWSLGNEISEGASEGGYYDISKNLIKWAREVDTSKPLTIGSNRVKGVIGQSNNEHIKIANDLTAVGGMSGTNYSGGNNYDALHQAYPDWFLYGSETASAVNSRGVYTTKANASLDKDKQLTSYDKSKVNWGALASEAWYDVIKRDFVAGEYVWTGFDYIGEPTPANKINAGAATSWPSPKNSYFGIVDTAGLPKDSYYFYQSQWNDDVKTLHILPTWNEDSLVKDNQGNVEVVVYSDAAKVKLYLNDKLIQEQTFEEHTTGAGYKYQTVKGGNGHQSMYMTFNVPYKAGTLRAEAYDKDGRKIENTKGRSSVTTTGTAAKLDATVDRNSITADGKDLSYITVDVKDANGNIVPTANNNVRFTVEGAGTLVGVDNGKQADHQSYLDDNRNAYNGSLVAIVQSTKDAGKITVKAESEGLTLDTVEITTTEVKDETVDKTQVDSFYMSKHYYVKAGNKVELPATIKTRFKNGTEQDLSVKWDEVTETTGSFVVNGVVDGKYKVSVTVNVIDQLGGLMNYSATTPKGTEPKLPTARPAIAQDGTVLNVSFPVTWETVDKAKYNEVGIVTVNGTSNVLGTAMKVTASIRVQEETYEIVGSVDNPSKLTQDIEEGKQSDTLEAVWDGKTEIADNTNGGPNPTAWTNYANSQAGDTTAEITFQYATQQVIGEVTVHFFKDNASARYPKANTTKLYVKANDGDDWQEVVAEETIGNENGRVKPYTYKFNPVGATLFKVAVTNSDEVLTTGHKPCTGITEIEIKKAVGSYKTNATAKFASLEVNGKALSAKELEANAYYTLDETATVKAVGADNAAVTVLPVNNKQIPILIESEDHRTRNTFVIYLGQEKPLLPDDDSKDYPVEKLTAISGSQYLPGTANEGPDDFILDGRADTHWHTNWSTTEGQDINKRWVGVSLKEAAEVSAVRYLPRSGNGAVTEYKVQYRATDDGEWKDLANGRWDNPTTGWKLVTFPAVKAKQVRLIGVHTAADSGADAHMATAEFRVVATGEVTPPEPEKPEVKPGEDYPVANITETAGSTQVGNEVEKAFDGKTNTWWHTSWNPASTADQLWFTMELKEAATLDQLRYYPRYEGEDLLQGQQNGFISKYKVEVSMNNKEWTKVAEGTWEAKNGWLTADFKKPTEAKYVRITGVETLSNGEAKTSDMAIAELRVRVAKGEEPEKVDKTALNEAIKAAGSLEESNFTPNSWKEFKKAFDAAKAVADNKDATQTEVNEKLAALNAAKEALVKKADKAELNKAVEEAGKLKEADYTSSSWKAFKEALEVAKTVQKDENVSQDSVKAAVDGLKAAKEALVKKADKTVLNKAIEEAESLKEADYTVESWKAFAQELADAYSVSRNDDATQAEVDEAYKALTEAQSALVEKEEPSVPEDVNKDEAQKYYDACLGHYVKDEYTAESWKVYANAMEGLKAALADENISKEDLQAAVDAVEKAVKGLEKVGTPTPEPTPDKKPGQKPQQKPEQKPAKTGDNMSTGAIVGIVVVAVLAIGVIVGVIINKKRKK; from the coding sequence ATGAAGAAGAAACAAGTGCAAAGACTGGCTGCTTTTTCAATGGCAACAATGATGGCGCTGCAGGGATTTCCTGTAAATGCATCAGGACAAGTTCAAGTTCGCACAGATTCGGACACACAGATGAGCTCAGACAAAGAAGTTGTGTATGTCAATACATATGACACGTCAAAAAGAGTTCATGATTTTGATGCGAACTGGAAGTTCTATTTAGGTGATGCGGAAGGCGCAGAACAGACTAATTTTGATGATTCTTCCTGGAAGACAGTATCAGTTCCGCATGACTACAGTATTGAGCAGGAGTATACACAGTCAGGAGAGGCTGAAAGTGGATATCTTCCGGGTGGTACAGGTTGGTATCGGAAACATTTTACATTGACAGAAGATATGAAAGACAAAGAAATCCGGCTTGATTTCGGCGGCGTTTATATGAACGCAACTGTGTGGGTGAATGGAACACAGGTTGGAACGCATCCATATGGATATACTCCATTCTCATTTGATATTACAGAGCATGTAAAAGCGGGAGAAGAAAATGTTATTACAGTAAAAGTTGATCATCAGACACCATCCAGTCGTTGGTATTCAGGAAGTGGTATTTATCGAAGTGTTGATCTTACTGTAATGGATAAAGTTCATGTGGATTTAAATGGGACAAAAGTTACAACACCAAACCTTGCGAAAGAAAAAGACGGCAATGTGAATATGGATGTTGTGACAACGGTTGCAAACGAAGGACAAGATACAAAAGAGGTTACACTTGTACATACTTTGCGTGAAAAAGGTGGAAAAGATGCAGTGGCAACAGTTACTACAGAAAAACAATCTGTAGAAGCTGGAAAAACAGCAGACATTTCTGCAAAATTGCAAGTAAACAAACCAAAACTGTGGGGTCTGGGTGAGAAAAACGCACATTTATACACAGTAACAACAGAAGTTAAAGTAGACAATAAAGTAGTGGATACTTATGAAACAGATTATGGTTTCCGCTATACAGAACTTGATACAAAGACAGGATTTTCTCTGAATGGAGAAAAGGTGAAATTAAAAGGTGTATGTATGCATCATGATCAAGGAGCTCTTGGTGCAGAAGCACAGCGTCGTGCAATTGAACGTCAAGTAGAGATTTTGCAGGAAATGGGATGTAATTCTATCCGTGTAACACATAACCCAGCTGCAAAAGAATTGATTGAAATATGCAATGAAAAAGGTGTGTTAGTAATCAATGAATTATTTGATGGATGGCATAAAGCGAAGAATGGTAATGTAAATGATTACGCAAAATGGTTCAATCAACAGATTGGAGCAGAAAATCAAATTGTTGATGGCAAAGCAAATATGACATGGGCTGAGTTTGATTTGAAATCAACAATCGATCAAGGGAAAAATGATCCATCTATTATTATGTGGTCACTTGGTAATGAAATTAGTGAAGGCGCCAGTGAAGGTGGTTACTATGATATTTCCAAAAATCTTATTAAATGGGCACGAGAAGTAGATACTTCAAAACCTTTGACAATCGGAAGTAACAGAGTAAAAGGTGTTATTGGACAAAGTAATAATGAGCACATTAAGATTGCAAATGATTTAACAGCTGTTGGAGGAATGTCAGGAACAAACTATTCAGGTGGCAACAATTATGATGCGTTGCATCAGGCATATCCTGATTGGTTCTTGTATGGTTCAGAGACAGCATCAGCAGTAAACAGTCGAGGTGTATATACAACGAAAGCCAATGCGTCTCTTGATAAGGACAAACAGCTTACATCTTATGATAAATCGAAAGTAAACTGGGGAGCCTTGGCGAGTGAAGCTTGGTATGATGTTATTAAAAGAGACTTTGTTGCTGGTGAATATGTATGGACTGGATTTGATTATATCGGAGAGCCAACACCGGCTAACAAAATCAATGCAGGAGCTGCAACATCATGGCCATCACCAAAGAACTCTTACTTTGGTATTGTAGATACAGCAGGTCTTCCAAAAGACAGCTATTACTTCTATCAGAGCCAGTGGAATGATGATGTGAAAACATTACATATTTTACCAACATGGAATGAAGACAGTCTTGTAAAAGATAATCAAGGTAACGTGGAAGTTGTTGTATATTCAGATGCGGCAAAAGTAAAACTTTACTTGAATGATAAGTTGATTCAAGAACAGACATTTGAAGAACATACAACAGGTGCTGGTTATAAATATCAGACAGTTAAGGGCGGAAATGGACATCAAAGTATGTATATGACATTTAATGTTCCTTATAAAGCTGGAACGTTAAGAGCAGAAGCATATGACAAAGATGGCAGAAAGATTGAGAACACAAAAGGTCGTTCTTCAGTAACTACGACAGGTACAGCGGCTAAATTGGATGCAACTGTAGATCGCAACAGTATTACGGCAGATGGAAAAGATTTATCGTACATCACGGTAGATGTGAAAGATGCAAATGGAAACATCGTTCCGACAGCAAACAATAATGTAAGATTTACAGTAGAAGGTGCTGGTACATTAGTTGGTGTGGACAATGGAAAACAGGCAGATCATCAGTCATATCTTGATGACAACAGAAATGCATACAATGGTTCACTTGTTGCAATTGTACAGTCAACAAAAGATGCCGGAAAGATTACAGTAAAAGCAGAATCTGAAGGTTTGACATTAGACACTGTTGAGATTACAACAACAGAAGTGAAAGATGAAACAGTAGATAAAACTCAAGTTGACAGCTTCTATATGTCAAAACACTATTATGTAAAAGCAGGAAACAAAGTAGAGCTTCCGGCAACGATTAAAACTCGTTTCAAAAACGGGACAGAACAAGATCTTTCTGTGAAATGGGATGAGGTTACAGAGACAACGGGAAGCTTTGTTGTGAACGGTGTAGTAGACGGAAAATATAAAGTGTCTGTTACAGTAAATGTCATTGATCAATTAGGTGGATTGATGAACTATTCTGCAACAACACCGAAAGGAACAGAACCAAAACTTCCAACAGCAAGACCTGCAATTGCACAGGATGGAACAGTTCTGAACGTTTCTTTCCCTGTTACATGGGAGACAGTGGACAAAGCAAAATATAATGAAGTTGGCATTGTTACAGTAAATGGTACATCGAATGTTTTAGGAACAGCGATGAAAGTAACAGCATCTATCCGCGTTCAGGAAGAAACTTATGAAATTGTGGGTTCTGTAGATAATCCTTCTAAATTAACGCAGGATATTGAAGAGGGAAAACAATCCGATACATTGGAAGCGGTTTGGGATGGAAAAACAGAGATTGCAGATAATACAAATGGTGGACCAAATCCAACTGCATGGACAAACTATGCAAACTCTCAAGCTGGAGATACTACAGCAGAAATTACATTCCAGTATGCAACACAGCAAGTAATCGGAGAAGTAACAGTTCACTTCTTTAAAGACAATGCATCTGCACGTTATCCAAAAGCGAACACAACAAAACTTTATGTGAAAGCAAATGACGGTGATGACTGGCAGGAAGTTGTGGCAGAAGAAACAATTGGAAATGAGAACGGACGCGTCAAACCGTATACATATAAGTTTAATCCGGTGGGAGCAACATTATTTAAAGTTGCAGTTACAAACAGTGATGAAGTATTGACAACAGGGCATAAGCCATGTACAGGTATTACTGAAATCGAAATTAAAAAAGCGGTTGGTTCTTATAAAACAAATGCAACTGCAAAATTTGCTTCACTTGAAGTAAATGGAAAAGCGTTATCAGCAAAAGAACTTGAAGCAAATGCATACTACACATTAGATGAAACAGCTACAGTAAAAGCGGTTGGGGCAGATAATGCGGCAGTAACAGTATTGCCAGTAAACAACAAACAGATTCCTATTTTAATAGAATCAGAAGACCATAGAACAAGAAATACCTTTGTTATTTATTTGGGACAGGAAAAACCATTATTACCAGATGATGACAGTAAAGATTATCCAGTTGAGAAATTGACAGCAATTTCAGGAAGTCAATATTTGCCAGGAACTGCAAATGAAGGTCCGGATGATTTCATATTAGATGGAAGAGCAGACACACACTGGCATACAAATTGGAGCACAACAGAAGGACAGGATATTAATAAACGTTGGGTTGGAGTAAGCTTGAAAGAAGCGGCAGAAGTAAGTGCTGTTCGTTATTTACCAAGAAGTGGAAATGGTGCTGTTACAGAGTACAAAGTGCAGTATCGTGCAACGGATGATGGTGAGTGGAAAGATTTGGCGAACGGCAGATGGGATAATCCAACAACAGGCTGGAAATTAGTAACATTCCCAGCGGTAAAAGCAAAACAAGTTCGTCTGATTGGTGTCCATACTGCAGCGGATAGTGGTGCTGACGCTCATATGGCAACAGCGGAATTCCGTGTCGTTGCAACTGGAGAAGTAACTCCTCCAGAACCAGAAAAACCAGAAGTGAAACCGGGAGAAGATTATCCGGTAGCAAATATTACAGAAACAGCCGGAAGTACACAGGTTGGAAACGAAGTAGAAAAAGCATTTGACGGAAAAACAAATACATGGTGGCATACATCATGGAATCCGGCTTCTACAGCAGATCAATTGTGGTTTACAATGGAATTAAAAGAAGCAGCTACATTGGATCAGCTTCGTTACTACCCAAGATATGAGGGTGAAGATTTATTGCAAGGACAGCAGAATGGATTTATCAGCAAATACAAAGTAGAAGTCAGCATGAATAACAAAGAGTGGACAAAAGTTGCTGAAGGTACATGGGAAGCGAAAAATGGCTGGTTAACAGCTGACTTTAAGAAACCTACAGAGGCAAAATATGTTCGTATTACAGGTGTTGAAACATTGTCAAACGGCGAAGCAAAGACATCTGATATGGCGATTGCGGAACTTCGTGTTCGCGTAGCGAAAGGCGAGGAGCCTGAAAAAGTAGATAAGACAGCGTTAAATGAAGCAATCAAAGCAGCGGGAAGCTTGGAAGAATCTAACTTTACTCCAAATAGCTGGAAAGAATTCAAAAAGGCATTTGATGCAGCGAAAGCAGTTGCTGACAATAAAGATGCTACACAGACGGAAGTAAATGAAAAGCTGGCAGCTCTGAATGCAGCAAAAGAAGCACTTGTGAAGAAGGCAGATAAAGCAGAGCTTAACAAAGCAGTTGAAGAAGCTGGAAAATTAAAAGAAGCTGACTACACATCAAGCAGTTGGAAGGCTTTCAAAGAAGCATTAGAAGTTGCTAAAACAGTACAAAAAGATGAAAATGTATCTCAAGATTCTGTGAAAGCAGCGGTGGATGGATTGAAAGCGGCAAAAGAAGCACTTGTGAAGAAAGCTGATAAGACAGTGCTTAATAAAGCGATTGAAGAAGCTGAGTCATTGAAGGAAGCTGATTATACAGTAGAAAGCTGGAAAGCTTTTGCACAAGAATTGGCAGATGCGTATAGTGTAAGCAGAAACGATGATGCGACACAGGCAGAAGTGGATGAAGCATACAAAGCATTGACAGAGGCACAGAGTGCCTTAGTTGAAAAAGAAGAACCATCTGTTCCGGAAGATGTTAATAAAGATGAAGCACAAAAATATTATGATGCTTGTCTTGGACATTATGTGAAAGATGAGTACACAGCGGAAAGCTGGAAGGTTTATGCAAATGCTATGGAAGGTTTAAAAGCAGCGCTTGCTGATGAGAATATTTCAAAAGAAGATCTTCAGGCAGCAGTTGATGCGGTGGAAAAAGCGGTGAAAGGATTGGAAAAAGTTGGAACACCAACACCAGAACCAACACCGGATAAGAAACCTGGACAAAAACCACAGCAGAAACCAGAACAAAAACCTGCAAAGACAGGTGATAACATGTCAACAGGTGCAATTGTAGGAATCGTTGTTGTGGCAGTTCTTGCAATCGGAGTAATTGTTGGAGTAATTATCAACAAGAAACGAAAAAAATAG
- a CDS encoding 50S ribosomal protein L25, whose translation MNTLKAETRNMSIKAKALRKEGFVTGCIFGRELKESIPLKMEKGEVERLLKSEGKGGRVLLQLEGKTYDALIKEVDYNPLKGFVEEIDFQALVSSEKVHSSAEIHLINESKLVAGIPQQMLHEINYKALPASLVEKIELDVGDLKVGDTIRVKDLEIAKDQNIDLMTDLDSTVVTVTEPRVNADVTSETEEAAE comes from the coding sequence ATGAATACTTTAAAAGCTGAAACACGTAACATGTCAATCAAAGCCAAAGCACTTAGAAAAGAAGGATTTGTGACCGGATGTATTTTCGGCCGTGAACTGAAAGAATCCATTCCTTTGAAAATGGAAAAAGGCGAAGTCGAACGTCTCCTGAAATCCGAAGGGAAAGGTGGAAGAGTCCTACTTCAACTGGAAGGCAAAACTTATGATGCCCTCATTAAAGAAGTAGATTACAATCCACTGAAAGGTTTCGTGGAAGAAATCGATTTTCAGGCACTTGTAAGCTCTGAAAAGGTACATTCTTCTGCTGAAATTCATCTCATCAACGAAAGTAAGCTTGTCGCAGGAATTCCACAACAGATGCTTCATGAAATCAATTACAAAGCCCTGCCTGCATCTTTAGTTGAAAAAATTGAACTTGATGTTGGTGACTTAAAAGTCGGGGATACCATTCGAGTAAAAGATCTCGAAATCGCCAAAGATCAGAATATAGATTTGATGACAGATTTAGATTCCACTGTTGTCACTGTGACAGAACCACGTGTAAATGCAGATGTCACATCAGAAACGGAAGAGGCAGCCGAATAG
- a CDS encoding DUF3783 domain-containing protein, which translates to MRETVLLINFQDEKQLRDLKMILFTLKIRMKKVEKKEYLQQIGCLAGLKDMEATTECYEGEELQKEMMVFAGIPNQKLDQILFMMRKNGVKRVDYKAILTETNKTWTIPELYEEISKEHEQMHKQS; encoded by the coding sequence ATGCGAGAAACAGTATTGTTGATTAATTTTCAAGATGAAAAGCAGTTACGTGATTTAAAAATGATTTTATTTACGTTGAAAATTCGAATGAAGAAGGTAGAAAAGAAAGAGTATTTGCAGCAGATAGGATGTCTTGCAGGGCTGAAGGACATGGAAGCGACAACAGAGTGTTATGAGGGAGAAGAACTGCAAAAAGAGATGATGGTATTTGCGGGAATTCCAAATCAAAAGCTGGATCAGATACTTTTCATGATGAGAAAAAATGGTGTGAAGCGAGTAGATTATAAGGCGATTCTGACAGAGACAAATAAAACATGGACGATTCCGGAGCTTTATGAGGAAATTTCAAAAGAGCATGAGCAGATGCACAAACAATCATAA
- a CDS encoding GntR family transcriptional regulator, translated as MILSLDMGSEVPIYVQLRNQIVTGIGKGELAVGERLPTVRQLAQDAGVNVMTVNKTYQLLKLEGFIEIDRRKGATVCPIRETQDYFREKLESELELLSAEASIKGMSEDEFLKVCKKMFQMMHPVLMEEV; from the coding sequence ATGATTTTGTCATTGGACATGGGAAGCGAGGTTCCAATCTATGTGCAGCTGCGGAATCAGATTGTAACAGGGATTGGGAAGGGAGAACTGGCAGTAGGGGAGCGGCTTCCGACAGTCCGTCAGCTTGCGCAGGATGCAGGAGTGAACGTGATGACAGTCAATAAGACTTATCAGTTGTTAAAGCTAGAAGGATTTATCGAGATTGACCGGAGAAAGGGTGCGACTGTTTGCCCGATAAGGGAGACTCAGGATTACTTTCGGGAGAAATTGGAGTCTGAGTTAGAACTACTTTCGGCAGAAGCAAGTATAAAAGGAATGAGTGAGGATGAGTTTCTTAAGGTTTGCAAGAAAATGTTTCAGATGATGCATCCGGTACTGATGGAGGAGGTATGA
- a CDS encoding peptidylprolyl isomerase, protein MSQEVLAVVAGEEITQAEFDAFLQGVPREQQPYLSNPQFREQCLEQLIALHMFAKNGEEMKLEETEEFKKLVENARRDILAQMAMRETLKDVVVSEEEIEAYYEANKQHFTKGDTVSAKHILTDSEEKCNSILESITTGEKEFETAAKEFSTCPSGAKGGDLGEFGRGQMVKEFEDAAFAAEIGHVVGPVKTQFGYHLIKVEKKNEAAVAPLEEVKETIRRTLLQQKQNEAYNAKVEEMKKKYVK, encoded by the coding sequence ATGAGTCAGGAAGTTTTAGCAGTAGTAGCAGGAGAAGAGATTACACAGGCAGAGTTTGATGCGTTTTTACAGGGGGTGCCAAGAGAGCAGCAACCGTATCTTTCCAACCCACAGTTCAGAGAACAGTGCTTGGAACAATTGATTGCATTACATATGTTTGCGAAAAATGGCGAAGAGATGAAGTTAGAGGAAACGGAAGAGTTCAAAAAACTGGTGGAAAATGCAAGAAGAGATATTCTTGCACAGATGGCTATGAGAGAGACTTTGAAAGATGTTGTGGTATCGGAAGAAGAAATCGAAGCTTACTATGAGGCAAACAAACAACACTTCACAAAAGGAGACACTGTCAGTGCAAAACATATTTTGACAGATTCTGAGGAAAAATGTAACTCTATTTTAGAATCCATCACAACCGGCGAGAAAGAATTTGAGACAGCAGCGAAAGAATTTTCAACATGTCCATCAGGAGCGAAAGGCGGAGACCTTGGAGAATTCGGACGAGGACAGATGGTAAAAGAATTCGAAGATGCGGCATTTGCAGCGGAAATCGGACATGTAGTCGGACCGGTAAAGACACAGTTTGGATACCATTTGATTAAAGTGGAGAAGAAAAATGAAGCTGCGGTTGCGCCACTTGAGGAAGTGAAAGAGACAATTAGAAGAACTTTGCTTCAGCAAAAACAAAATGAAGCATACAATGCAAAAGTAGAAGAGATGAAGAAAAAATATGTAAAATAG
- a CDS encoding endonuclease III domain-containing protein: protein MRKKELALEVIERLKKEYPDADCTLDYDEAWKLLVGVRLAAQCTDERVNIVVGKLYEKYPDVNALAAADVDKIEEIVRPCGLGKSKARDISACMKILRDEYDGGIPNTFEELLKLPGVGRKSANLIMGDVFGEPAIVTDTHCIRLVNRIGLVKDLKEPKKVEMELWKIIPPQEGSDFCHRLVYHGRDVCTARTKPHCERCCLEDICKKAGVK from the coding sequence ATGAGAAAAAAGGAATTAGCCTTGGAAGTAATAGAACGTTTGAAAAAGGAATATCCGGATGCAGACTGCACACTTGACTATGATGAAGCGTGGAAGCTGCTTGTCGGTGTCAGGCTGGCAGCGCAGTGTACCGATGAGAGAGTTAATATCGTTGTGGGAAAATTATACGAGAAATACCCGGATGTGAACGCATTGGCGGCTGCAGATGTGGATAAGATTGAAGAAATTGTAAGACCGTGTGGATTAGGCAAGAGCAAAGCGCGGGATATCAGTGCGTGTATGAAGATTTTGCGCGATGAATATGATGGAGGAATTCCGAATACGTTTGAAGAGTTATTAAAATTGCCGGGCGTCGGAAGAAAAAGCGCGAACCTGATTATGGGTGACGTATTCGGGGAGCCGGCGATTGTGACAGACACACATTGTATTCGTCTTGTAAATCGCATCGGGCTTGTCAAAGATTTGAAAGAACCGAAAAAAGTAGAGATGGAATTGTGGAAAATTATTCCGCCGCAGGAGGGGAGCGATTTCTGCCACAGACTTGTCTATCACGGGCGTGATGTCTGTACCGCAAGGACGAAGCCGCACTGCGAGAGATGCTGTCTGGAAGATATTTGTAAAAAAGCAGGGGTAAAGTAG
- a CDS encoding DUF3878 family protein: MAKWKVLRIEKRSGNKMALDYTYFSGVEDGISSAFEKLAEVFEYQVFELCVGEEYLIPYMMNDAVENYLILKGCQMTGSYLRDDALEVSGKLAIEEDRYVLSVRQGEENAFTLCFQELEEKIQCFQYHRIGHFWVEGQEHWRQLVYIIGTIYEKYSYLGERYCNEGEKALMRLVEFPPFRMWSPVHESLEDKYPATYEGIDCMERLARKADDRGYIKWIRLYRRFPSRVLERLLGRRLLSPKRQKLYETICQEVQAASEIYPQRDYGEELNCRIQKKRTEIHAKMLEDGFEGMYPEYYKKQMQITVTEEHPFTVSMLEFEDFVFRVQFMVSKCGKHVKIGKNCGFFRGLGRIGQIEREET, from the coding sequence GTGGCGAAGTGGAAAGTTTTGCGAATTGAAAAGAGAAGTGGAAACAAGATGGCTTTAGATTACACATATTTTTCCGGCGTAGAAGATGGCATCTCATCTGCATTTGAAAAGTTAGCAGAAGTTTTTGAATATCAGGTGTTTGAGCTGTGTGTCGGTGAAGAGTATCTGATTCCTTATATGATGAATGACGCGGTGGAGAATTATTTGATTTTAAAAGGCTGTCAGATGACAGGAAGCTATCTGCGCGATGATGCGCTTGAAGTGAGTGGAAAACTTGCAATCGAGGAAGACAGGTATGTCTTGAGTGTGAGGCAAGGGGAGGAAAATGCATTCACGCTCTGTTTTCAGGAACTTGAAGAAAAGATACAGTGTTTTCAGTATCACAGGATTGGTCATTTCTGGGTAGAGGGGCAGGAGCATTGGAGACAGCTTGTCTATATCATTGGGACAATTTATGAGAAATACAGTTATCTGGGAGAGCGCTATTGCAATGAAGGAGAGAAAGCACTGATGCGGCTTGTTGAATTTCCGCCGTTTCGAATGTGGTCACCAGTTCACGAATCATTGGAGGATAAATATCCGGCGACTTATGAGGGGATTGACTGTATGGAGCGGCTTGCAAGAAAAGCGGATGACCGTGGATATATAAAGTGGATTCGTCTTTACCGGAGATTTCCGAGTCGAGTACTCGAGAGGCTGCTCGGGAGGAGGCTTTTGAGCCCGAAGAGGCAGAAACTATATGAGACCATTTGTCAGGAAGTGCAAGCGGCATCGGAAATTTATCCGCAGCGGGATTACGGTGAGGAGTTGAATTGTAGGATTCAAAAGAAGAGAACAGAAATTCATGCGAAAATGCTTGAAGATGGATTTGAGGGAATGTATCCGGAATACTATAAGAAACAGATGCAGATTACTGTCACGGAAGAACATCCATTTACCGTATCGATGTTGGAATTTGAAGATTTTGTATTTCGTGTGCAATTCATGGTATCAAAATGTGGAAAACATGTTAAAATAGGAAAAAACTGTGGATTTTTTCGCGGATTAGGAAGAATAGGACAGATTGAAAGGGAAGAAACATGA
- a CDS encoding DUF2325 domain-containing protein produces MSVVIVGGHDRMVCQYKKICKGYKCKAKIFTQMSANLSEQIGSPDLLILFTNTVSHKMVKCAITEAEKCNAEIVRCHTSSKSALNEILQNACVG; encoded by the coding sequence ATGAGTGTTGTGATTGTTGGCGGACATGACCGTATGGTCTGTCAGTATAAAAAAATATGTAAAGGGTATAAATGCAAAGCGAAAATATTTACGCAGATGTCGGCAAACTTAAGTGAGCAGATCGGAAGTCCGGATTTACTGATTCTGTTTACCAACACAGTGTCGCACAAGATGGTAAAATGCGCGATTACCGAGGCGGAAAAATGTAATGCAGAAATCGTGCGCTGCCATACAAGCAGCAAAAGTGCGTTGAATGAAATTCTTCAAAATGCATGCGTGGGATAA
- a CDS encoding flavodoxin — MSRINVVYWSQTGNTEEMAEAIGKGITQAGGEAVVSEVSAISPDALKDEKVFALGCPAMGAEVLEEAEMEPFVEAVESFAAGKKIALFGSYGWGDGEWMRDWVERMQNAGAEIVNGEGLICQEAPDDEVLAACEELGKQLVQ, encoded by the coding sequence ATGAGCAGAATCAATGTTGTATATTGGTCACAGACAGGTAACACAGAAGAGATGGCTGAGGCAATCGGAAAAGGAATCACACAGGCAGGAGGAGAAGCAGTTGTATCTGAAGTTAGCGCAATTTCTCCGGATGCTTTGAAAGATGAGAAGGTGTTCGCTCTTGGCTGCCCGGCAATGGGAGCAGAAGTGCTTGAGGAAGCTGAGATGGAACCGTTTGTCGAAGCAGTAGAAAGCTTTGCGGCAGGCAAGAAAATCGCGTTGTTTGGTTCCTACGGCTGGGGAGACGGAGAATGGATGCGTGACTGGGTAGAGCGTATGCAGAATGCAGGAGCAGAGATTGTAAACGGAGAAGGTTTGATCTGTCAGGAAGCACCGGATGATGAAGTGCTTGCCGCGTGTGAAGAACTTGGAAAGCAGCTTGTGCAATAG